In a genomic window of Alkalihalobacillus sp. TS-13:
- a CDS encoding patatin family protein codes for MDQTGLVLEGGGMRGVYTAGVLEYFMEQDFYLPYVIGVSAGACNAASYLSRQFGRNKKVTIGFSKHPEYISLKNLWKKRQLFGMDLIFDEIPNKLVPFDYDKFHEAKERFVIGTTDCMTGEPVYFEKSEYMDQILPILRASSSLPFMAPVIEMENRCLMDGGISDPIPIRKSELDGNKKNILILTRNDGYIKQQSRMNWFTRKFYPTYEGLVNKMEKRFQVYNETMTYIKEKEKAGDVYVIRPTEPLKVSRIERNPVKLTALYDQGYQDAAKHLNALKEWIGTREKTLEVTT; via the coding sequence ATGGACCAAACAGGGCTTGTGTTAGAAGGTGGAGGCATGCGCGGTGTTTATACTGCTGGTGTCTTGGAATATTTTATGGAACAGGATTTCTATCTTCCATATGTGATCGGTGTATCTGCCGGTGCCTGTAATGCTGCTTCTTATCTGTCCCGACAATTTGGGCGTAATAAGAAGGTTACGATCGGTTTTTCGAAGCATCCTGAATATATTTCATTGAAAAATTTATGGAAGAAACGCCAGTTATTCGGTATGGACCTGATTTTTGATGAAATCCCGAATAAGCTTGTACCGTTCGACTATGACAAATTCCATGAGGCGAAGGAACGATTCGTCATCGGAACGACAGATTGCATGACGGGTGAACCGGTCTATTTTGAGAAATCGGAATACATGGATCAAATTTTGCCTATCCTGCGAGCTTCAAGCTCATTACCATTCATGGCACCGGTCATTGAAATGGAGAACCGCTGCTTGATGGATGGAGGGATATCGGACCCGATTCCGATCCGAAAATCAGAACTGGACGGAAACAAGAAGAATATACTGATCCTTACGCGGAACGATGGTTATATTAAACAGCAATCAAGAATGAACTGGTTTACTAGGAAGTTCTATCCGACATATGAAGGGCTCGTCAACAAAATGGAGAAACGATTTCAGGTCTACAATGAAACGATGACTTATATAAAAGAGAAAGAAAAGGCTGGTGATGTCTATGTCATCCGTCCGACTGAGCCACTGAAAGTGAGCCGGATCGAAAGAAACCCAGTCAAACTGACGGCACTTTATGACCAGGGGTATCAGGATGCCGCCAAGCATTTAAATGCTTTGAAAGAATGGATCGGTACTCGAGAAAAAACGTTGGAGGTAACAACTTAA